CAGGGAGACTCATTCGCGGCGGGCTTTGACGCTGCCAATGGCGCAACCCGCTGGCAGATCGCGCGGCCGCGGTTGGGGAACTGGTCCTCGCCCGCCATTGTGCACGGCAAGTCGACGGCCGACGATCTTGTACTGCTCCAATCGACGACCGGCGTCTCGGCCCATGATCCGCTAACCGGCGAAGAGCGGTGGTCATACCGAATCACGTGCAACGACATCACATCGACTGCCGTTGACGGCGATACGGTCTTTGTGCCGGCGACTGGGATACAAGCTCTGCAGGTCGATTCGCGGCAGCGCGAGCCTCGGGCGCTTTGGAATGCTCCGAATCTGAACTTCGGCGCCGCCAGCCCCGTTGTGCATGATGGAAAGATTCTCACGATCAATCGGGCCGGCGTTCTCAATTGTGGCGACACAGCGAACGGCAAATTGCGCTGGCAGCTTCGTTTGAAAGGCGCCATTTGGGGTTCGCCCGCCTTGGTCGGCGACTATCTCTACGCGGTCAATCGCGATGGCCTGGGGCAGGTCGTCCGGCTGGGTGCAAAGCCCGAGATCGTCGGGGGAGGGGAGATCGGCGAAGAGGTTTTGGCATCGCCCGCTGTCGCCGACGCGGCCTTGTATATTCGTAGCAAGGACCATCTTTGGAAGATCGCGGGGCATGATGGACGTCATTGAGATTCAGCCGGTTTCCCGGCCGCTCGACGCGACAATTCGCCCGCCGGGGTCCAAGAGCTTGACGAATCGGGCGCTCATCGCCGCGGCGCTGGCGGATGGCCTATCGGAGCTGCGCGGCGCTCTCGACAGCGAAGACACGCGCGTGATGATTGACGGCTTGCGGCGGCTCGGCATTGCCATCATCCACGATGCGGCCCAGCAGACGATTCGCGTCAGCGGTTGCTCGGGGCGGTTGCCCGCGACGAGCGCGGACCTTTTTGCCGCCAATAGCGGGACGACGATCCGTTTTCTCACGGCCCTGGTCGCCGTGGGCCGCGGGACTTATCGCCTCGATGGCTCGGCCCGCATGCGCGAGCGGCCGATCGAGGACCTCTTGAGCGCGCTGAGGCAGCTCGGCGTCGATGCCCGCAGCGCGAACGATAGCGGCTGCCCACCGGTAATCGTTCACGCGGCCGGCCTTGGCGGCGGCAAAGCGAAAATGCGCGGCGATATTTCGAGCCAGTTTCTGAGCGGTCTCTTGCTGGCAGCGCCTTACGCTGAGGCGGCAGTCGATTTAGAGATCGAAGGGACCTTGGTCTCGCAACCCTATATTCGTATGACGCTGGCGGTCATGCGGAGCTTCGGAATCGACGCGAGTGGTGACGATCTCTCGCAGTTTCATATTCCTCTGGGCCGCTACCGCGGCCGAATCTGCGAGATCGAGCCGGATGCCTCGGCCGCCAGCTACTTCTTTGCCGCCGCCGCGATAACCGGAGGGCGAGTGACAGTGCTCGGCCTGTCTCGTGATAGTTTGCAAGGAGATGTGGCGTTTTGTGACTGTCTCGCCGAGATGGGTTGTGGCGTCGAGTTTCGTTCCGAAGGCATCACGACGGTCGGCAGCCGACTGCGCGGCATCGACGTCGATATGAACACGATCAGCGACACCGTTCAGACGCTCGCGGCCGTGGCCCTATTTGCCGAGGGCCCGACGACGATTCGAAACGTCGCCCATATCCGCCACAAAGAAACCGATCGGA
This genomic stretch from Pirellulales bacterium harbors:
- the aroA gene encoding 3-phosphoshikimate 1-carboxyvinyltransferase translates to MMDVIEIQPVSRPLDATIRPPGSKSLTNRALIAAALADGLSELRGALDSEDTRVMIDGLRRLGIAIIHDAAQQTIRVSGCSGRLPATSADLFAANSGTTIRFLTALVAVGRGTYRLDGSARMRERPIEDLLSALRQLGVDARSANDSGCPPVIVHAAGLGGGKAKMRGDISSQFLSGLLLAAPYAEAAVDLEIEGTLVSQPYIRMTLAVMRSFGIDASGDDLSQFHIPLGRYRGRICEIEPDASAASYFFAAAAITGGRVTVLGLSRDSLQGDVAFCDCLAEMGCGVEFRSEGITTVGSRLRGIDVDMNTISDTVQTLAAVALFAEGPTTIRNVAHIRHKETDRIGNLAVELRKLGAEVEERSDGLRIVPRPLRGAEISTYNDHRMAMSLALAGLRVPGIIIQDPRCTEKTYPNFFRDLTTLAVGKP
- a CDS encoding PQQ-binding-like beta-propeller repeat protein codes for the protein MTRLSTFICGFCLCSSIATAADWRQFRGTDTNGVADGTDLPTHWSETENVAWKVALPGKGPSSPIVVAGQVIVTCSSGALQDRLHVLSFDAGSGKRQWERQFWATGRTMCQPTTAVAAPTPASDGMRVFALFSSSDLVCLDLKGNVLWFRGLQLEHPAAGNDVGMASSPVVVGQTVIVQVESQGDSFAAGFDAANGATRWQIARPRLGNWSSPAIVHGKSTADDLVLLQSTTGVSAHDPLTGEERWSYRITCNDITSTAVDGDTVFVPATGIQALQVDSRQREPRALWNAPNLNFGAASPVVHDGKILTINRAGVLNCGDTANGKLRWQLRLKGAIWGSPALVGDYLYAVNRDGLGQVVRLGAKPEIVGGGEIGEEVLASPAVADAALYIRSKDHLWKIAGHDGRH